The genomic window CGTGAGTCAGGCTCCCTCCCCAGCCTGGTGTCCTGGCCAGGAGCGGAGTGGGAGGGACCCCAGAGGGCCCCCCTCCTGGCCTGGCCTGCAGCGAGTCTCCTGGCTATTTCTTTCCCAATTAGTGCTCATCCAGCCTGTCTTCGGAGGACTCCACAATGGGGGAGGCCCAGGCCTTGGAGGTCATCGCAGTTCCTCTTGGACACTTCTGGTGCCAGAGCTCGGCCCCACAGCTCCCCTGCGGCCCCCTGACGCCCACCATGACTCTCCTCCAGCAGGCTGCAATGAGGGATGCTTTGGAGTCTAGGAGGACCTGGAAGCCCTCAGTGCAAATcgagcctcagtcacttactagctgagagatcctggggaagtccctccaattgcttgcctcagtttccctaagaATACAATGGGGATAACAGCAGTACCTCCCTCCTAGGGCACTGGGGAGGGTCAAATGCCCTTTGCATGGTGCCGGCCTCGTGGTCGGTGCTctatttgttcagctattcagAGTCTTCCTGGCCCCCTTTGGGCTCTCCTGGCAGACATTCTGGACTGCTTTgccatttctccagctcattttacagatggagaactgagggaaactgaggtaagggacttgcccagggggtCACCAGTGTCTGAGCAGGAAAGCAGGAAATTGGGGGGAAGGTTGATAGGCAGCCTCTGGGAAGTAGGAAAGTGTGTCTAGTTGGTGAGAATTAGGGCCTCCCCCTGATTGATGAAGGGACCAAAGACACTATTGCTGAGTCTGCTTCCCGAAATGAAAAAGCATCGAGGGCGGAGGGGACGGATGCCCAAAGACTGGGGAATGACCGAAGAAATCGAGGAGTCTCATGGAGATGGAATGTTCCTGGGCCCTTAGAAACAAAgagcagaggcagctgggtggctcagtggatggagaggcaggcctagagatgggaggtcctggttcaaatctgacctcagaccctaatagctgggtgaccctggacgagtcacctGATCCCCACTGCCTCTCCCTTAACGCTCTTCTGCCctgtaaccaatacacaggactgatctgagatggaaggtgaggggttaaaaaagaaaCGCTGAGCACATGGATGAAAAAAACCCTTGGAAAGAGTCAGATAATGAAGGGTGAAATGAGTTGGGGCAGGAGAACGTGACACACAGCCGTGGAACGAATGCCGGAAGAGCAGCTGTTGGCTGGGGGAAGTGAAGCACTACAGGCTTCATTCACCCGAAGGAACGTGACGGACTCCCAGAGTCCGtcttggggaagctgaggcagggcTGGGCCCCTTGTGGATGGCATCTATTACGTGGATGTGAAGTTCAGTGAGCTAAACATGTTGGAGCTTTGAGACTGCATTTGTGCACCCTCTGCTCCTTCTTTGGACATGGACATGCTGGTCTGTAACATTTGGATGAGTGTGTGAGGGCAGCGAATTCAGGGAGATGCCTCTTCTTGACTCCCAGGCCAGGGCTgcctccactgtgccacctagtgccCAGCCAGTGTCAGCTGCCATCCTCCTCCTCACTGGGGTGACCCTCTATGAGCCCCAATACCCATGGCGAGGTCTCTGTTTCCAGGCTCTGCTGGCACCTGCCACCTCCAAGTGCAGGGCGTCACTGGGAGATGATGCTCTCCCTTCCAGTGAGTAAATACAGCCGTAGCTGCCAGCATCCTCAGCCTTCACAGAGGAGAGAGTGAAGTTGGCCACATACCACTGTGGTCTTTGTTGCTCTTCAGGTCCTGACACTCCAGGCCTCAGCAGAGAGACCGTGAATTGTTGATTATGGTGGGTGACGCCTGGCACAGGAGGGTCACCGTCTCTCCTCCCGTGACCACAGTGCTTGGTGCTCCCCGTAAGGAGGGTTGGGCGAAATGCCCTgggaaggaaaaggagcagaatcagaagacagATGGTCCTGCTGTCACTCTCAGCAAGGGATGAGATGCCAGCCAAAAGGCTCTTTGGAATTCTAATCAGGAAGCGCGTTATGGAAAAAGATCTTCCCGTGTGTAGAGATGAGCTTCCCGGCAGTGCCTGTGTGGACATTACGGGCCCGCCGCCATTGGTGAGGGTAACATTAATTCCATGTGGATCATGTGAGCCGCCGGTGGGCTCCGCCggacccttctcttccctctcccgcCTGGCCCCAGACTGCAAGGGAGGCCAGAGGAGCGGGCGGGCGCGCACCCGGCGGGGGGAGGGCAGGAGGAGGGGTCCTGGAGCTGAGGAGCAGGGCCCCCAGTTTGTGCCTGCACACGGAGGTGCTGCGGGACATGGAGCCCGGGACGAGGTCACCTGCTTCTACGGGCAGCGCAGAGCTGTGCGACTGCTGCACCAGTGAGAGGTGAGCCTGGCGGGGAGTGGGGGGACCTCGGGGCGCCCCCTGCCCGGCCCGGCATCCCCGCCGCCTTCTCTCCTTCAGGAAGGGAGAAGGCGCCTTCCGTCTGCGGCCCCGGGAGCCCTCGGCGCCGACTCCCAGGACCTGTGAAAAGTACCAGCTGAAGGAGACCTAGAGGAGGCCTCAGCGCTACTGGGAGACCCGGGGGGCCCGGCAGGGGCTCGGGCCGCCGAGGGCCCAGCACTGCTCCCACTTCCACACCTTGCAGCGCCTGGACCTGCTGTGCACCCGCCCCGGGTCTCCTCCAGTGCAGCCGCGCTCTGACCGCCCTCTCTGTTCCTTACAGCTCTCTGCCAGCCCCTGCGCCTGCAGCCCCTCTCCGCCCTGTGGGTGCAGTAGCTGCCGccgcccgccccccccccccccccgccgtcCCTGCACCGGTGGGGCGGCTGCGGGCCCCGGTGCCGCCTCCAAGGCGAGGTCACGGTGGCCTTGTCCCCGCCCGCGCCCGCCTGCGTCCCGGCCCGCCCTGCCCCGCTGCAGGACTGGCACTGGGCTCGGCGCTACGGGCTGCCCTGCGTGGTTCGAGTGGACCTGAGCGGCGCCACCCCGGTCCCCAGCGCCCCCCCAGCCTTGGGCCCGCGGGTCCCGAGCCCCCCAAGCGGACCCTGGCCTTTGGCCCCTTCTCGCCATCCAAGCGTCTGCGCCTTGTGGTCAGCCACGGCTCCATCGCCCTTGACGTCAATGGGGGGCACTGAGGGTAAGTGGGGGGCGCTCGGCGTGCCCCCGGCCCTCCTCCTCCTGCAGGCTGGCCCTCCACAGCTACCTAGGAGGGAGGCAGCCCATGCCCGGGACCTGGGCACGCAAGCTGGCCTTCCGCTCAGGgccgtctctctctctcaactcccccctccctcccccagtctGTCAGGCTTGTGCAGGACACCCTGTCCCGGGTTCGAGGGTGCCCACGGCCCAGCTCTTGGGGCCAGACTTTCAgggcttctcttcctttctctcccagcTAGTTCCCTGAAGGCTTGAGCCAGGCGTCCCAggaaagtggggaggggaggctaGATTTCAGGGTGCTGCTCCTCCCCCTGTGCTCGGGATCCCCAATCCTTTCACAGGGAGCCCGATCCTCCTTCCCCTTGCCCGGGgccctcttgggggggggggtatggggGCGGCGGCCGCCCGCCCGTCTGATGCGGCAGGGATAACCTTAGCAAGGGGCGGCCGCCACCCGGTGGCTGGAGACCCAACCCAGCAGGGAGGGACAGCAAGGATCCCTCCCTCAGCCTCAGGATGGTTCTAGACTTTTACCTCCTGCCTCAGTGGCACCCCGCCCCCCCCAGGGGGAAAGCcataaagggggaggggagggggctccCGCAGCCGCCCCCCCCGGCTCTCAGGGAGGCCGCCCCGCCTCATCTTTCTCATGGTGCTATAGCTCCGGTGCCTCCCGGGGAGTGAGGGGAGCGGGGGCCAGCACAGCCAGCCGGGGCCCTCGGCCTCCCCACCCCGGTCCCAGGGATTGCGGACACTGGGTGACGGGCAGTTTGCAACTGGTTTTTTAATAAAAGTCTTCTTGTTAAGCCTGCCGGCTGCGAGGATTTTTCGGGGGGCCCCTCAGATCTTCCCGGGGAACGTCCCCTCCCGGATCTGGTCCGTCCAGCGCTGCACCTGCGGGGAGGCAGGCAGGGACTGAGGCAGGCGGCCCTCCAGAACCTGGGCCCGCCCCTCCGCAGCCCCGCCCCTTCCCCCCCATCCTCACCCAGCTGAGCGGCCACAGGGAGTGGTAGACCTTGCGGCAGTAGTCGCAGGGGCTCGAGTCCTTGCCCCGCCTCTTCAGGATCTTGGTACAGCGGTGAAAGTCTGGGAGGAGGCGCCGGGGTCACGCCGGGGTCACGCCGCGGAGCCCCGCCCCCGCCTCCCCTGCTGCGGGTTCCGGCCCCGGATGCCCCCCCACCAACCCCGGAAGTTCTGGTAGCAGTTGCGGGTCAGGTTCTGGTAGGGAAAGCGAGGGTCGAAGGGCGGGGTCGAATGATTGCTAATCGCGCTCTCTCGATCCTGGGAGGAGGCAGAGACCGCCGGTAGCCTGGCAACCCCGCCCCTAACGGCAGCCCCGCCCACCCCTAACGGCAACCCCGCCCACCCCTAACCGCCGTCCCTCCCCTGTACCGCTCCACCCCGAACTGCAGGCCGGGACCCTTTCTGGGACCTCCCCCCGGCAGCTCCACCTCTCGGGGGGCCGCGCTTCCCTCCTCGCCCCCCATAGGCAGCCTCACCTGGTACCCGCACCCGCGCTGTCCCACCAACCCTGCTGGTGCCCGCCGGCAGTCTTCCAGTCCCTGCTTTGAGATCTCTAGGTAGGAGGGACTCCATTCCACTCCCAGCCAGAAAGGGAGAGCCCCCGGGATTCGGGGAGGCCTGGGCCCTTGAGCCCCCGCAGCGGGTGCCGCCCCTCTTCTGCGGCCGCCCGCCTCTGTAGCTAAGTGCCCGGGCGGCTCTCAGGGCGGCCAGCTCCCCTGGCCTTTCCTCCGCCGCATACCGCCCCCCCCCACACCTTTGCACCCCCCTTCGCCTGGTTTCCATGGCAACGCCCTCTCGCctcgccccccccaccccccttgatATTCTCAGGGTCTTTGGCTTCATCTTCAGCGGTTAGACCAGATGGACGTGGTCAGGCCCGAGCCTCTCAAACTCTCCGCCgtgcccctccctctctccctcccttccccgtTCCTGTGGCTCCCCCCGGGGCCCATCTTCTCTGCCCACTCGCTCCAGCCGTCCCAGGGACTTCTCTGGCTTCCAGGTCTCTGGGTTCAAGAGAGAACCTGCCCCCTCCCGGGCCTCGGCTGTGGGCGTCCTCCAAGGGCCCCCTGTGGCAGCCCTCCTGGCTCTCCTCGCCCTTCCCCCATTCCTGGCAGCCTGAGCTGCGCCTGCGAACCCACAGGCCGCTTTCTCCTCTTGGGCCCGAGTCCCGGGCCTCCTCCAACCTCTTGGGACAGGCCATTCCCAGCACCCTCAGCCCCAGCGGGCTGTTCGGGTCCCCAAACTGCCTGAGCCTTTGGTTCCTCTTCTCTGCCTTTGAAGGGGTCATCCACGCTCACTTGTGAAACACCTACTGGGCGCCAGGGCTGGGCGAACAAGCAGATACTTGTCTTCAAGTGGCGGACCTTCTGGGGAGAGGACCAGcctctctccgtctctccgtCTCTCCGTCTCTCCGTCTCTCCGTCTCTCCACCCCTGCCCCTGCGTCCCTGCGTCCCTCCGTCCTTCCGCCCCTccgtccctccttccctctgtctctcctctccatctctccatctctcggTCCCTcctactctccctctctctgttgcTCTGTCTGTCTGaaatgtacactattctgtgttcgcctaattttcttaaaagtttccttctttctgttcaagtcattcacccattctgaatttatcttggtgtaggctgtgaggtgttgatccaaacccaatctttcccacactgtcctccaattttcccagcagtttttatgaaatagtggatttttgtccccaaagctgggttctctggctTGGtagtatactgtcctgctgaggtcacttacccagccagtaccaaattgttttgatgaccgctgctttatagtatagtttgagatctgggactgcaaggcccccttccttatttccctggatatccttgatcttttgttcttccaaatgagctttgttttgatgttttctaaatcagtaaaaaaaaattttggaagttccacgggtatggcactaaacagatagatgagtttgggtaggctgttcatttttattatattggctcgtcctacccatgagcagttaatgttcttccaattgttcaagtctagttttagttgtgtggagagtgttttgtagttgtgttcatatagttcctgtgtttgtctcgggagatagattcctaggtattttattttgtctgaggtgattttgaatgggatttctctttctagtttttgatgctgagctgtgttggagatatatagaaatgctgatgacttatgtgggtttattttgtatcctgcaattttgctaaagttgttgattatttcgattagctttttggttgaatctctaggattctttagttagaccatcatgtcatttgcaaagagtgataacttggtctcctccttgcctattttgatgccttcaatttctttttcttctctaattgctactgctagtgtttctagtacaatgtcaaatagtagaggtgataatgggcatccttgtttcactcctgatcttattgggaatgcatctagtttatccccattgcagatgatattaggtgatggttttagatatatactgtttattatttttaggaatgacccttctattcctatgctttatagtgtttttaataggaatgggtgttgtattttatcaaaggctttttctgcgtctgttgagataatcatgtggttcttgttggtttgcttcttgatgtggtcaattatgtggatgcttttcctaatattgaagcagccctgcatccctggtatataTCCTACtcgatcatggtggatgatccttctgatcacttgctggagtctttttgctagtatcctatttaagatttttgcatctatattcattagggagattggtctatacttttctttctgtggttttgacctgcctggttttggaatcaataccatgcttgtgtcataaaaggagtttggtagaactccctctttgcttattatgtcaaatagtttatatagtattggagttagctgttctctgaatgtttgatagaattcactggtgaatccatcaggttctggggattttttcttaggaagttctttgatggccttttggatttctttttctgatacgggattatttaagaaatctatttcttctcctgttagtctagacaatttatatttttgcaaatattcatccatatcacctaggttggtatatttattgccatataattgtgcaaagtagtttttaatggttgcTTCAAtgtcctcttcatcagaggtgacgctcccccttttcatctttgatgctgttaatttgcttttcttctgtcctttttttaattagattgaccagtactttgtctattttttcaaagtactggcttctagtcttgtttattagtgcaatactTCTATCACccttgattttattgatttctcccttaatttttaggatctctagtttggttttcttcagggggtttttaatttttctttttcaagttttttgatttgcatttccaattcattgatcactgcccccctccctaatttgttaatatatgcagtcaTGGATATGAactttcctctaagtactgctttggctgcatcccttagggtttgaaaggatgtctcaccattgtcattttcctgaatgaaatgattaattgtttctatgatttctttgctaagtaactgattttggagtatcatattatttaatttctaattactttttgatttggcgctctccatgtacccgtactgatcaatatttttattgctttatgatttgaaaaggttgcatttattatttctgcttttctgcatttgagtgccatgtttctgtgacctagtgtatggtctatTTTTCTGAAGGTGCCATGTGGTGCttagaaaaaggtgtattcctttttgtccctatttatttttcttcatatgtctatgaactctaatttttctaagatttcattcacctcttttacctctttcttatttattttttggtttgatttatctaaatttgatagtggttggttcaagtctgccactaatatggttttactgtctattacctccttcaattctcctaatttctccattagaaatttggatgctattccatttggtgcatacatgttgattagcgatatttcctcattgtctatattcccttttaactgaatatatttaccttccctctcccttttgatcaggtctatttgtgctttgcctttgtcagatatcatgattgcaacccctgccttctttctatcagttgaggcccaaaaggtcttactccatcctttaattctaaccttgtaagtgtcaaccctcctcatacgtgtttcttgaagacaacgtATGGTAacgtttggggttctaatccaatctgctatttgtctacgttttatgggtgagtacatCCCATTCAcgctcaaagttatgattgtcacttgtggattccctggcattttgatatcttcccctagttctgacatttcttccctagctatatccttttgaaacagtgatttactttaggtcagtccccctagtcccctcccttggtatgcttccctttctagctcctccctttttatgcttccttcccctcccccctctttttctctccctttttatactccctccccctcctcctccttaatttccttttctttcttactctgttggataagatagtaTTCAGGATCACACTGGatatagatgttcttccctctcagagttgatttcactgagagtaaggtttaagtaataccacttcacactctcttcctctccttctcatatgagagatcttcccctccccttcccatgtgtatctttgtatgggaaaggttattctatttaggtccccctcctatttcttgaagcaaatcttagtattgtcgacacttccccccttcccttttcctttctttgtcccccctttcaccaaatcgtcttgatgccccaatctttccctatgcatgattcttctaactactcttatggtgcatacaatttttgagagttacacaatacattttccccacatattaatatatataatttgatgtaaatgtaatccttatagaacagagtttgacttaaagaaaaagataagatttatctccttttcccattctttcatatttccctttttatgtttctcttgctttctgtgattggatatcaaattttccactaagttctggacTTTTcatagcaaatgcttggaagtcttctattttgttgactgcccatactttcccctggaagtatatagtcagtttttctgggtagttgattcttggttggagaccccgctct from Monodelphis domestica isolate mMonDom1 chromosome 4, mMonDom1.pri, whole genome shotgun sequence includes these protein-coding regions:
- the LOC100022184 gene encoding cytochrome c oxidase subunit 6B2-like, with the translated sequence EPPGHLATEAGGRRRGAAPAAGAQGPRPPRIPGALPFWLGVEWSPSYLEISKQGLEDCRRAPAGLVGQRGCGYQDRESAISNHSTPPFDPRFPYQNLTRNCYQNFRDFHRCTKILKRRGKDSSPCDYCRKVYHSLWPLSWVQRWTDQIREGTFPGKI